One window of Aerococcus tenax genomic DNA carries:
- the addA gene encoding helicase-exonuclease AddAB subunit AddA — translation MEIPIKPQNATYTDQQWSAIHLNQHNLLLSASAGSGKTRVLVERIINQVKNGRKLSELLVVTFTELAAKEMKERIEKSLKDEINRELDSQKRFHLQREVQALPQANISTIDAFCRQVINRYYYLIDLDPKFRLVTDETEWLLFYEKVWKKLKEDLLDRESDIYGDYHDEFVILSNNYSDGRQASDDKLSQLIFALYNKARSHANPKGWLQEALKYYQADKTYSQSNFYRQELVPYLSQLLENRYIKAFTDYEESIPSQGLAGDEKGEGIQKLIAGIQEQKQFFIHLKDLLENKDYQAAYEYFNDRPKFAFINYKVKAKSPAMDQKKALRSAYSQLLKDLQLNAKINQTDLYKFLAFDEETTNKMLEESYDLATAIVHLCQLFIDRMQAKMLEEKQLDFQAIELYTYQILSPTDPDKNEALLYYQSRFKEVMVDEYQDVNGLQEAIIQAVSQEGRSHNRFMVGDVKQSIYRFRYADPKLFMDKYQRYANFDEQTPPFEKPSYRINLAENFRSRPEILSFVNFVFSQLMDEKIGGVDYLSEGQLSVGATWYPDLEGYETEVFLVEENEDYRQSLDSNQELSRTELQAEVIAQKITSLLQKGFKVYDKDASSEDKMRLLRYSDIVILGSNRTFYQDLENIFSQYDIPIMQDKKQNYFQRTEIMTMVELLKLIDNPYQDIPLAAVLRSPIIGLTEPEMAQIRMAEREGGYFDAVQSYIESHQNEKDNDLLDKLQQLLDWLRSWRTFTKEHSIAQLIWQIYQDTGYLDYVSGMNNGLQRESNLHGLYKRAYDFEENQFRGLFQFIRFIEKMQEREKDLESPQTIDLNQNAVQLMTVHASKGLEFPVVFYFNMAKGFNVDDLKNELLLNDQIGIGVKVRDRFNGISYSNPIRLLAEHYERLELSAEEQRKLYVALTRAEQKLYLVGATEDRDKTFDQWIKWADLSQKNQVIDESLRAISNQSDNIQKWIGTAIARHPDFRNKSHYDQAPQSSYQSVTTDFHIQVINEEELLNHTAFQNIQLAPEKASVKTENLQTEIISSPLDYDYPYQAASQTSSYQSVSELKRLFEEPEDGRQMQWRYSNSQSEAVQGLRFTPSHYPAPEFIQSQTTHSPSEHGSAIHLLLQAIDLKAMPSFDSLAASYKDLVDKGLLEESSLSEADLQQLLAFFETTMGKRIIHPKSQVYREQPFSYLLPYRQLKSSTGLALNDKVLIHGIIDGFLIDENDQVWLFDYKTDHIGYLPVKEQRQVLLKRYRVQMSLYKKALTSILERPVDYAVLIALDSLETFPVE, via the coding sequence GTGGAAATACCAATTAAACCGCAAAATGCAACTTATACGGACCAACAATGGTCTGCTATTCATTTAAACCAGCATAATTTATTACTTTCGGCCTCAGCTGGCTCAGGAAAAACCCGGGTATTGGTTGAGAGAATTATAAATCAAGTGAAAAATGGGCGTAAGCTATCAGAACTCTTAGTGGTTACTTTTACAGAATTAGCAGCTAAGGAAATGAAAGAACGTATTGAGAAAAGCTTAAAAGATGAAATTAATCGGGAGCTGGATAGTCAAAAAAGATTTCACCTCCAAAGGGAAGTTCAGGCCTTGCCCCAAGCGAATATCTCGACCATTGATGCCTTTTGTCGGCAAGTGATCAATCGCTACTATTATTTAATTGATCTGGACCCCAAATTTCGCCTAGTGACCGATGAGACGGAATGGTTACTCTTTTATGAAAAAGTTTGGAAAAAGTTAAAAGAAGACCTTTTAGACCGTGAAAGTGATATTTATGGCGATTATCATGATGAATTTGTGATCCTCAGCAATAATTATTCAGATGGCCGTCAAGCTAGTGATGATAAGCTTAGCCAGTTAATTTTTGCTTTGTATAATAAGGCACGGTCTCACGCCAACCCCAAGGGCTGGCTCCAAGAAGCTTTAAAGTATTATCAAGCTGACAAAACATACTCTCAAAGCAATTTTTACCGTCAGGAGCTGGTCCCTTATTTATCCCAGCTACTGGAAAATCGCTATATCAAAGCCTTTACTGACTATGAAGAAAGCATTCCCAGTCAAGGTCTAGCAGGAGATGAAAAAGGCGAAGGCATTCAGAAATTAATTGCCGGCATCCAAGAGCAAAAGCAGTTTTTTATCCATTTAAAAGACCTGCTAGAAAACAAGGACTATCAAGCAGCCTATGAGTATTTTAATGACCGCCCCAAATTCGCCTTCATTAACTACAAGGTTAAGGCCAAGTCTCCAGCTATGGATCAAAAAAAGGCCCTAAGATCTGCTTATAGTCAACTGCTAAAAGACTTGCAATTAAATGCTAAAATCAACCAGACTGACCTCTATAAATTTTTAGCCTTTGATGAAGAGACCACAAATAAAATGCTTGAAGAGAGCTATGACTTAGCTACAGCCATTGTTCATCTTTGTCAGTTATTCATTGACCGCATGCAAGCAAAAATGCTTGAAGAAAAGCAGCTGGATTTTCAAGCCATTGAATTATATACCTATCAAATTCTAAGTCCGACTGATCCTGACAAGAATGAAGCCCTGCTTTATTATCAGTCCCGCTTTAAAGAAGTCATGGTCGATGAGTATCAAGACGTCAACGGCCTGCAAGAGGCGATCATTCAAGCGGTTAGTCAAGAAGGTCGGTCCCATAATCGCTTCATGGTAGGGGATGTGAAGCAAAGTATCTATCGCTTCCGCTATGCCGACCCTAAATTATTTATGGACAAGTACCAGCGCTATGCTAACTTTGACGAGCAAACGCCGCCATTTGAGAAGCCTTCTTATCGAATCAATCTAGCGGAAAATTTCCGTAGTCGCCCTGAGATATTAAGCTTTGTCAACTTTGTCTTTTCTCAATTAATGGACGAAAAAATCGGTGGAGTCGACTATCTTTCTGAAGGACAGTTAAGTGTAGGAGCCACTTGGTACCCAGACCTAGAAGGCTATGAAACGGAAGTCTTTTTAGTGGAAGAAAATGAGGATTACCGTCAAAGCTTAGATAGCAATCAAGAACTGTCTCGAACCGAACTCCAAGCAGAAGTGATTGCCCAAAAAATAACTTCACTCCTGCAAAAGGGCTTTAAGGTTTATGATAAGGATGCAAGTAGTGAAGATAAGATGCGCCTGCTACGCTATAGTGATATTGTTATTTTGGGGAGTAATCGTACTTTTTATCAAGATTTAGAAAATATTTTCAGTCAATACGATATCCCGATTATGCAAGATAAAAAGCAAAATTATTTTCAACGAACTGAAATTATGACTATGGTGGAGCTGTTGAAGTTAATTGATAACCCTTATCAAGATATTCCTTTGGCAGCAGTATTACGGTCACCAATTATCGGCTTGACTGAACCAGAAATGGCTCAGATACGCATGGCTGAGCGGGAGGGGGGTTATTTTGATGCGGTCCAATCTTATATTGAATCTCACCAAAATGAAAAGGATAATGACCTGCTCGATAAACTCCAACAACTGCTCGATTGGCTCCGGTCCTGGCGCACTTTCACCAAAGAGCACTCGATCGCCCAATTAATTTGGCAAATCTACCAAGATACAGGCTATTTAGACTATGTGAGTGGGATGAATAATGGTTTACAACGTGAAAGCAACTTACACGGCTTATATAAAAGGGCCTATGATTTTGAGGAAAACCAATTTAGGGGTCTTTTTCAATTTATCCGTTTTATTGAAAAAATGCAAGAACGTGAGAAAGACTTAGAAAGTCCCCAAACCATCGATCTCAATCAAAATGCAGTCCAATTAATGACCGTCCATGCTAGCAAGGGACTAGAATTTCCGGTTGTTTTTTACTTTAATATGGCTAAAGGTTTTAATGTCGACGATTTAAAGAATGAACTTTTGCTTAATGACCAAATAGGTATTGGGGTTAAAGTCAGAGACCGTTTTAATGGCATCAGCTATAGCAACCCGATTCGTTTATTGGCTGAACACTACGAGCGTCTTGAACTTAGTGCAGAGGAACAACGTAAGTTATATGTGGCCCTAACCCGGGCTGAGCAAAAACTTTATCTAGTAGGCGCGACAGAAGACCGAGATAAAACTTTTGATCAATGGATTAAATGGGCCGACTTGAGTCAAAAAAATCAGGTTATCGATGAGAGTCTACGCGCTATTTCTAATCAAAGCGATAATATCCAAAAATGGATCGGAACTGCAATTGCCCGCCATCCGGATTTTAGAAATAAAAGTCATTATGACCAGGCGCCTCAATCCAGCTATCAAAGCGTGACTACGGATTTTCATATCCAGGTGATCAATGAGGAAGAACTCTTAAACCACACAGCCTTTCAAAATATTCAACTTGCGCCTGAAAAGGCAAGCGTTAAGACGGAGAATCTTCAAACAGAAATCATATCATCGCCCTTGGATTATGACTATCCCTATCAGGCAGCTAGTCAGACGAGTAGTTATCAGTCAGTGTCGGAATTAAAGCGGCTGTTTGAGGAACCAGAAGATGGCCGTCAAATGCAGTGGCGCTATTCAAATAGTCAGAGTGAGGCAGTGCAAGGTCTGCGATTTACTCCGAGTCACTATCCCGCCCCAGAATTTATTCAGAGTCAAACCACGCATAGTCCCAGTGAGCATGGCTCAGCCATTCATTTACTCCTACAAGCGATTGACTTAAAGGCTATGCCAAGTTTCGATTCACTAGCTGCAAGCTATAAGGACTTAGTTGATAAGGGTCTACTCGAAGAAAGCAGTTTAAGTGAAGCGGATCTACAGCAGCTATTAGCTTTCTTTGAAACGACTATGGGTAAAAGAATTATTCACCCTAAGAGCCAAGTTTACCGGGAACAGCCTTTTTCCTATTTACTGCCTTATCGCCAACTAAAGTCTTCTACTGGGCTAGCCCTCAATGATAAGGTTCTCATTCACGGAATTATTGATGGATTCCTCATCGATGAAAATGACCAGGTATGGCTGTTTGACTATAAAACCGACCATATTGGCTATTTACCCGTTAAAGAGCAAAGGCAAGTCCTGTTGAAACGCTATCGGGTCCAAATGTCACTTTATAAAAAAGCTTTAACTTCAATTTTAGAACGACCGGTAGATTATGCGGTCTTAATAGCCCTTGATTCTTTAGAGACTTTCCCGGTGGAATAA